CCTATTCTGAAATAGATCTTATCGGGAAGTCTAATTTCAGCCCTATCGTCTAGCATACTTAACAAACTAGATTAAACTTTTTAAAATGTCAAGATGATTTAAAAATATATATAAAATTTCTAAACTTACAAAACTCCCTTAAAGGTTTTTCTATGAATCGGAGAAGGGCCGAATTTTCTTATCGCTTCGAGGTGTTCCTTTGTTGGATACCCTTTGTGTTGTTTGAAGTTATATTGAGGATATAGAAAGTGGTAATCGTCCATGATCGCATCCCTCGTAACCTTAGCGAGGATCGAGGCGGCAGCAATTGAGCAGCATTTGGCGTCGCCCTTGATCATTGTTTCTTGTTGGATCCGGATTGGAATGGTGTAGTTTCCGTCGATTAATATATAATCGGGCTGAGTATCTAAGTTTTTAACTGCTTGCTCCATTGCTAATAATGATGCTCTGAGTATGTTGATTTGATCGATTATGTCCGTTTTTATAATGGCAATAGCTGTGGTTAAAGCAGATTTTTTGATTTCATAAAAGAGTTCTCTCCTTTTTTTAGGGGAAAGCTTCTTTGAATCGTTGATGCCATGTAGCTTGCAGCCTTGGGGAAAGATAACAGCCGCGGCTACTACCGGTCCTGCAAGTGGACCTCTTCCAGCTTCGTCCACTCCGGCCGGGAGTTTACCTTCTATCCATAGTCTTTTTTCAAAAGAATAATCGGGAAGACTGAATGTTATCATATGCTATTGTCAGAGAAGTGTCTAACTCCATCCTGTCCCCAACAAAAATCTCCTCCCCCTGCTAGGGGGAGGATTCAGGTGGGGGTCGCCTCAAATAAGCCCATATTCCTTCATGGTATCTTTAAGCTGCTCCAAGTTATGATGTGACATACTCGAGAGTGGTAGCCTTAATTCATTGTTGATTTTCCCCATCAGACTCAGTCCTGTCTTAACAGGTATAGGATTGGTTTCAAAGAACATAGCCTCGTTTAGCGGATGAAGTTTATAATGATATTCCCTTGATTGATTGAATTTCTCATCGACGAATGTGTTATAAAGCTCAGAGACATCCCTTGGCGCGATGTTAGCAGTGACTGTTATGAAACCTTTCGCGCCAATGGCTAGAAGTGGGAAGTTAAGCGAATCTTCACCAGAAAGGACGATGAAATCCATTCCACAAAGGTAGAGGATTTTACTTGCCTGTTGAATTGATCCCGAGGCTTCTTTTACTCCAACAATGTTTTTAGCATACTGTGCTAGCCTGGCTATGGTATCGGGGTTCATATTGACCCCAGACCTTCCAGGTATATTATAGAGGATTAGAGGTATATTTACCTCAGATGCTATTTTCTTAAAGTGTAGAAAAAGCCCCTCCTGAGTTGGTTTATTGTAATATGGAACTACTAATAGCGCTGCATCAGCTCCGACCTTCTCGGAAAATTTTGTAAGTCTTATTGCCTCCTCGGTACTGTTGGATCCGGTTCCTGCTATAACCGGTATCCTCTTTTTTACCGTTTTGACTGTGAGTTCAATAACATGCTCGTGTTCTTCATGAGAAAGGGTAGGGGATTCACCGGTCGTACCACATGGAACAATGCCGTGTGTTCCGTTTTCTATCTGGAATTCAATCAGTTCTCTCAGGGCCTTTTCATCTACGGTTCCATTCTTAAAGGGAGTAACTATCGCAACAATCGAACCGTGAATCATTTATGATGCCTCCATAGCCG
Above is a genomic segment from Thermodesulfobacteriota bacterium containing:
- a CDS encoding ribonuclease HII is translated as MITFSLPDYSFEKRLWIEGKLPAGVDEAGRGPLAGPVVAAAVIFPQGCKLHGINDSKKLSPKKRRELFYEIKKSALTTAIAIIKTDIIDQINILRASLLAMEQAVKNLDTQPDYILIDGNYTIPIRIQQETMIKGDAKCCSIAAASILAKVTRDAIMDDYHFLYPQYNFKQHKGYPTKEHLEAIRKFGPSPIHRKTFKGVL
- the dapA gene encoding 4-hydroxy-tetrahydrodipicolinate synthase, coding for MIHGSIVAIVTPFKNGTVDEKALRELIEFQIENGTHGIVPCGTTGESPTLSHEEHEHVIELTVKTVKKRIPVIAGTGSNSTEEAIRLTKFSEKVGADAALLVVPYYNKPTQEGLFLHFKKIASEVNIPLILYNIPGRSGVNMNPDTIARLAQYAKNIVGVKEASGSIQQASKILYLCGMDFIVLSGEDSLNFPLLAIGAKGFITVTANIAPRDVSELYNTFVDEKFNQSREYHYKLHPLNEAMFFETNPIPVKTGLSLMGKINNELRLPLSSMSHHNLEQLKDTMKEYGLI